One genomic region from Rattus norvegicus strain BN/NHsdMcwi chromosome 10, GRCr8, whole genome shotgun sequence encodes:
- the Plcd3 gene encoding 1-phosphatidylinositol 4,5-bisphosphate phosphodiesterase delta-3 isoform X2 produces MAGPGCPLQGLTEDEDVQAMLRGSKLLKIRSRTWHKERLYRLQEDGLSVWFQRRIPRAASQHIFFVQHIEAVREGHQSEGLRRFGGAFAPARCLTIAFKGRRKNLDLAAPTAEEAQRWVRGLAKLRARLDAMSQRERLDHWIHSYLHRADSDQDSKMSFKEIKSLLRMVNVDMNDMYAYRLFKECDHSNNERLEGAEIEAFLRRLLKRPELEEIFRRYSGEDRVLSASELLEFLEDQGEDGATLACAQKLIQTYELNETAKQHELMTLDGFMMYLLSPEGAALNVAHTCVFQDMGQPLAHYFISSSHNTYLTDSQIGGTSSTEAYIRAFTQGCRCVELDCWEGPGGEPVIYHGHTLTSKILFRDVIQAVRDHAFTLSPYPVILSLENHCGLEQQIVMARHLRNILGDMLVTQALDSQNPEELPSPEQLKCRVLVKGKKLPAARNEDGRILSDREDEDEDEEEAEEALETAEQRKRAKQISPELSALVVYCCATRLRTLEPSPGPPQPCKIGSLSERKARKFTREAGTSFVRHNTQQLTRVYPLGLRMTSANYNPQEMWNSGCQLVALNFQTPGYEMDLNTGRFLINGQCGYVLKPAYLRQLNTTFDPECPGPPRTTLTVQVLTAQQLPKLNVEKPNSIVDPLVRVEIYGVPEDCAHKETDYVLNNGFNPCWEQTLQFQLRAPELVLVRFVVEDYDTTSPNDFVGQFTLPLNSLKQGYRHIHLLSKDGASLSPATLFVHIRIENS; encoded by the exons ATGGCTGGTCCAGGATGTCCCCTGCAGG GCCTGACGGAGGATGAGGATGTCCAAGCCATGCTGCGGGGCTCCAAGCTCCTCAAGATCCGCTCACGCACGTGGCACAAGGAGCGGCTGTACCGGCTGCAGGAGGATGGCCTGAGCGTGTGGTTTCAGCGGCGCATCCCCCGCGCAGCTTCGCAGCACATCT TCTTCGTGCAGCACATCGAGGCTGTCCGGGAAGGCCATCAGTCGGAGGGCCTGCGGCGGTTCGGGGGCGCCTTTGCGCCTGCGCGCTGCCTCACCATCGCCTTCAAGGGCCGCCGCAAGAACCTGGACCTGGCAGCGCCCACTGCGGAGGAAGCGCAGCGCTGGGTGCGAGGGCTGGCCAAGCTGAGGGCGCGCCTGGATGCCATGAGCCAGCGGGAGCGGCTAGACCA CTGGATCCATTCCTATCTGCACCGGGCCGACTCCGACCAAGACAGCAAGATGAGCTTCAAGGAGATCAAGAGCCTGCTGAGGATGGTCAACGTGGACATGAATGACATGTACGCCTACCGCCTCTTCAAG GAGTGTGACCATTCTAACAACGAGCGTCTGGAAGGGGCTGAGATCGAGGCTTTCCTCCGGAGGCTGCTTAAACGGCCCGAGCTGGAGGAGATCTTCCGCCGATACTCCGGCGAGGACCGGGTACTGAGTGCCTCTGAGCTGCTGGAGTTCCTGGAAGACCAGGGCGAGGACGGTGCCACCCTGGCCTGTGCCCAGAAGCTTATCCAGACGTATGAGCTCAACGAGACAG CCAAGCAGCACGAGCTGATGACGCTGGATGGCTTCATGATGTATCTGTTGTCGCCTGAGGGGGCTGCGCTGAACGTGGCCCACACGTGTGTGTTCCAGGACATGGGTCAGCCCCTGGCCCACTACTTTATCTCGTCCTCTCATAATACTTACCTGACTGACTCTCAGATCGGAGGGACCAGCAGCACCGAGGCCTACATCAG GGCCTTTACCCAGGGATGCCGCTGTGTGGAACTTGACTGCTGGGAGGGGCCGGGAGGGGAGCCCGTCATCTACCATGGGCATACCCTTACTTCCAAGATTCTCTTTCGAGATGTGATCCAAGCTGTGCGTGACCACGCTTTCACG CTGTCCCCATATCCTGTTATCCTGTCCCTTGAGAATCACTGCGGGTTGGAACAGCAGATTGTCATGGCTCGCCACCTTCGGAACATCCTGGGAGACATGCTGGTGACACAGGCCCTGGACTCCCAGAACCCCGAGGAGCTGCCGTCTCCTGAG CAGCTCAAATGCCGGGTCTTGGTGAAGGGGAAGAAGCTGCCAGCTGCTCGGAATGAGGATGGTCGAATTCTGTCAGACAGGgaggatgaagatgaagatgaagaggaggcagaagaggctttggagactgcagagcagaggaaGCGA GCCAAACAGatctccccagagctctcagCGCTGGTTGTGTATTGCTGTGCTACCCGCCTGCGGACCCTGGAGCCTAGTCCTGGTCCACCTCAGCCTTGCAAGATTGGCTCCCTCAGCGAGCGCAAGGCCAGGAAGTTCACCAGGGAGGCAG GAACCAGTTTTGTCAGGCACAACACTCAGCAACTGACCCGAGTGTACCCACTGGGGCTGCGGATGACCTCGGCCAACTATAACCCCCAGGAGATGTGGAACTCGGGCTGTCAACTGG TGGCTCTGAACTTTCAGACTCCTGGCTATGAGATGGACCTCAACACGGGGCGCTTCCTCATAAATGGGCAGTGCGGCTATGTCCTGAAACCCGCCTACCTCAGGCAACTCAACACCACCTTTGACCCCGAGTGCCCTGGACCCCCCAGAACTACTCTGACAGTCCAG GTGTTAACGGCCCAGCAGCTGCCCAAGCTGAATGTAGAGAAGCCCAACTCCATTGTGGATCCTCTGGTGCGTGTGGAGATCTACGGGGTGCCTGAAGACTGTGCGCACAAGGAGACGGACTATGTGCTCAATAATG GCTTCAACCCCTGCTGGGAGCAGACTCTGCAGTTCCAACTGCGGGCCCCAGAGCTGGTTCTGGTGAGGTTTGTGGTAGAAGACTATGATACCACCTCCCCCAATGATTTTGTGGGACAGTTTACACTGCCCCTCAACAGCCTGAAGCAAG GGTACCGCCACATCCACTTGCTGTCCAAGGATGGAGCCTCGCTCTCTCCAGCCACACTCTTCGTTCACATCCGCATTGAGAACTCTTGA
- the Plcd3 gene encoding 1-phosphatidylinositol 4,5-bisphosphate phosphodiesterase delta-3 isoform X1, with protein MLCGGWRRSRRSPEEPRVSAQVAAPLAFLPSPASSDSSTKRPGLRALKKMGLTEDEDVQAMLRGSKLLKIRSRTWHKERLYRLQEDGLSVWFQRRIPRAASQHIFFVQHIEAVREGHQSEGLRRFGGAFAPARCLTIAFKGRRKNLDLAAPTAEEAQRWVRGLAKLRARLDAMSQRERLDHWIHSYLHRADSDQDSKMSFKEIKSLLRMVNVDMNDMYAYRLFKECDHSNNERLEGAEIEAFLRRLLKRPELEEIFRRYSGEDRVLSASELLEFLEDQGEDGATLACAQKLIQTYELNETAKQHELMTLDGFMMYLLSPEGAALNVAHTCVFQDMGQPLAHYFISSSHNTYLTDSQIGGTSSTEAYIRAFTQGCRCVELDCWEGPGGEPVIYHGHTLTSKILFRDVIQAVRDHAFTLSPYPVILSLENHCGLEQQIVMARHLRNILGDMLVTQALDSQNPEELPSPELKCRVLVKGKKLPAARNEDGRILSDREDEDEDEEEAEEALETAEQRKRAKQISPELSALVVYCCATRLRTLEPSPGPPQPCKIGSLSERKARKFTREAGTSFVRHNTQQLTRVYPLGLRMTSANYNPQEMWNSGCQLVALNFQTPGYEMDLNTGRFLINGQCGYVLKPAYLRQLNTTFDPECPGPPRTTLTVQVLTAQQLPKLNVEKPNSIVDPLVRVEIYGVPEDCAHKETDYVLNNGFNPCWEQTLQFQLRAPELVLVRFVVEDYDTTSPNDFVGQFTLPLNSLKQGYRHIHLLSKDGASLSPATLFVHIRIENS; from the exons ATGCTGTGCGGTGGCTGGAGAAGGAGCCGCCGCTCGCCGGAGGAACCCCGGGTGTCCGCCCAGGTCGCAGCGCCCCTCGCGTTCTTGCCCTCGCCCGCGTCATCCGATAGCAGCACCAAAAGGCCCGGGCTACGGGCACTGAAGAAGATGG GCCTGACGGAGGATGAGGATGTCCAAGCCATGCTGCGGGGCTCCAAGCTCCTCAAGATCCGCTCACGCACGTGGCACAAGGAGCGGCTGTACCGGCTGCAGGAGGATGGCCTGAGCGTGTGGTTTCAGCGGCGCATCCCCCGCGCAGCTTCGCAGCACATCT TCTTCGTGCAGCACATCGAGGCTGTCCGGGAAGGCCATCAGTCGGAGGGCCTGCGGCGGTTCGGGGGCGCCTTTGCGCCTGCGCGCTGCCTCACCATCGCCTTCAAGGGCCGCCGCAAGAACCTGGACCTGGCAGCGCCCACTGCGGAGGAAGCGCAGCGCTGGGTGCGAGGGCTGGCCAAGCTGAGGGCGCGCCTGGATGCCATGAGCCAGCGGGAGCGGCTAGACCA CTGGATCCATTCCTATCTGCACCGGGCCGACTCCGACCAAGACAGCAAGATGAGCTTCAAGGAGATCAAGAGCCTGCTGAGGATGGTCAACGTGGACATGAATGACATGTACGCCTACCGCCTCTTCAAG GAGTGTGACCATTCTAACAACGAGCGTCTGGAAGGGGCTGAGATCGAGGCTTTCCTCCGGAGGCTGCTTAAACGGCCCGAGCTGGAGGAGATCTTCCGCCGATACTCCGGCGAGGACCGGGTACTGAGTGCCTCTGAGCTGCTGGAGTTCCTGGAAGACCAGGGCGAGGACGGTGCCACCCTGGCCTGTGCCCAGAAGCTTATCCAGACGTATGAGCTCAACGAGACAG CCAAGCAGCACGAGCTGATGACGCTGGATGGCTTCATGATGTATCTGTTGTCGCCTGAGGGGGCTGCGCTGAACGTGGCCCACACGTGTGTGTTCCAGGACATGGGTCAGCCCCTGGCCCACTACTTTATCTCGTCCTCTCATAATACTTACCTGACTGACTCTCAGATCGGAGGGACCAGCAGCACCGAGGCCTACATCAG GGCCTTTACCCAGGGATGCCGCTGTGTGGAACTTGACTGCTGGGAGGGGCCGGGAGGGGAGCCCGTCATCTACCATGGGCATACCCTTACTTCCAAGATTCTCTTTCGAGATGTGATCCAAGCTGTGCGTGACCACGCTTTCACG CTGTCCCCATATCCTGTTATCCTGTCCCTTGAGAATCACTGCGGGTTGGAACAGCAGATTGTCATGGCTCGCCACCTTCGGAACATCCTGGGAGACATGCTGGTGACACAGGCCCTGGACTCCCAGAACCCCGAGGAGCTGCCGTCTCCTGAG CTCAAATGCCGGGTCTTGGTGAAGGGGAAGAAGCTGCCAGCTGCTCGGAATGAGGATGGTCGAATTCTGTCAGACAGGgaggatgaagatgaagatgaagaggaggcagaagaggctttggagactgcagagcagaggaaGCGA GCCAAACAGatctccccagagctctcagCGCTGGTTGTGTATTGCTGTGCTACCCGCCTGCGGACCCTGGAGCCTAGTCCTGGTCCACCTCAGCCTTGCAAGATTGGCTCCCTCAGCGAGCGCAAGGCCAGGAAGTTCACCAGGGAGGCAG GAACCAGTTTTGTCAGGCACAACACTCAGCAACTGACCCGAGTGTACCCACTGGGGCTGCGGATGACCTCGGCCAACTATAACCCCCAGGAGATGTGGAACTCGGGCTGTCAACTGG TGGCTCTGAACTTTCAGACTCCTGGCTATGAGATGGACCTCAACACGGGGCGCTTCCTCATAAATGGGCAGTGCGGCTATGTCCTGAAACCCGCCTACCTCAGGCAACTCAACACCACCTTTGACCCCGAGTGCCCTGGACCCCCCAGAACTACTCTGACAGTCCAG GTGTTAACGGCCCAGCAGCTGCCCAAGCTGAATGTAGAGAAGCCCAACTCCATTGTGGATCCTCTGGTGCGTGTGGAGATCTACGGGGTGCCTGAAGACTGTGCGCACAAGGAGACGGACTATGTGCTCAATAATG GCTTCAACCCCTGCTGGGAGCAGACTCTGCAGTTCCAACTGCGGGCCCCAGAGCTGGTTCTGGTGAGGTTTGTGGTAGAAGACTATGATACCACCTCCCCCAATGATTTTGTGGGACAGTTTACACTGCCCCTCAACAGCCTGAAGCAAG GGTACCGCCACATCCACTTGCTGTCCAAGGATGGAGCCTCGCTCTCTCCAGCCACACTCTTCGTTCACATCCGCATTGAGAACTCTTGA
- the Plcd3 gene encoding 1-phosphatidylinositol 4,5-bisphosphate phosphodiesterase delta-3 → MLCGGWRRSRRSPEEPRVSAQVAAPLAFLPSPASSDSSTKRPGLRALKKMGLTEDEDVQAMLRGSKLLKIRSRTWHKERLYRLQEDGLSVWFQRRIPRAASQHIFFVQHIEAVREGHQSEGLRRFGGAFAPARCLTIAFKGRRKNLDLAAPTAEEAQRWVRGLAKLRARLDAMSQRERLDHWIHSYLHRADSDQDSKMSFKEIKSLLRMVNVDMNDMYAYRLFKECDHSNNERLEGAEIEAFLRRLLKRPELEEIFRRYSGEDRVLSASELLEFLEDQGEDGATLACAQKLIQTYELNETAKQHELMTLDGFMMYLLSPEGAALNVAHTCVFQDMGQPLAHYFISSSHNTYLTDSQIGGTSSTEAYIRAFTQGCRCVELDCWEGPGGEPVIYHGHTLTSKILFRDVIQAVRDHAFTLSPYPVILSLENHCGLEQQIVMARHLRNILGDMLVTQALDSQNPEELPSPEQLKCRVLVKGKKLPAARNEDGRILSDREDEDEDEEEAEEALETAEQRKRAKQISPELSALVVYCCATRLRTLEPSPGPPQPCKIGSLSERKARKFTREAGTSFVRHNTQQLTRVYPLGLRMTSANYNPQEMWNSGCQLVALNFQTPGYEMDLNTGRFLINGQCGYVLKPAYLRQLNTTFDPECPGPPRTTLTVQVLTAQQLPKLNVEKPNSIVDPLVRVEIYGVPEDCAHKETDYVLNNGFNPCWEQTLQFQLRAPELVLVRFVVEDYDTTSPNDFVGQFTLPLNSLKQGYRHIHLLSKDGASLSPATLFVHIRIENS, encoded by the exons ATGCTGTGCGGTGGCTGGAGAAGGAGCCGCCGCTCGCCGGAGGAACCCCGGGTGTCCGCCCAGGTCGCAGCGCCCCTCGCGTTCTTGCCCTCGCCCGCGTCATCCGATAGCAGCACCAAAAGGCCCGGGCTACGGGCACTGAAGAAGATGG GCCTGACGGAGGATGAGGATGTCCAAGCCATGCTGCGGGGCTCCAAGCTCCTCAAGATCCGCTCACGCACGTGGCACAAGGAGCGGCTGTACCGGCTGCAGGAGGATGGCCTGAGCGTGTGGTTTCAGCGGCGCATCCCCCGCGCAGCTTCGCAGCACATCT TCTTCGTGCAGCACATCGAGGCTGTCCGGGAAGGCCATCAGTCGGAGGGCCTGCGGCGGTTCGGGGGCGCCTTTGCGCCTGCGCGCTGCCTCACCATCGCCTTCAAGGGCCGCCGCAAGAACCTGGACCTGGCAGCGCCCACTGCGGAGGAAGCGCAGCGCTGGGTGCGAGGGCTGGCCAAGCTGAGGGCGCGCCTGGATGCCATGAGCCAGCGGGAGCGGCTAGACCA CTGGATCCATTCCTATCTGCACCGGGCCGACTCCGACCAAGACAGCAAGATGAGCTTCAAGGAGATCAAGAGCCTGCTGAGGATGGTCAACGTGGACATGAATGACATGTACGCCTACCGCCTCTTCAAG GAGTGTGACCATTCTAACAACGAGCGTCTGGAAGGGGCTGAGATCGAGGCTTTCCTCCGGAGGCTGCTTAAACGGCCCGAGCTGGAGGAGATCTTCCGCCGATACTCCGGCGAGGACCGGGTACTGAGTGCCTCTGAGCTGCTGGAGTTCCTGGAAGACCAGGGCGAGGACGGTGCCACCCTGGCCTGTGCCCAGAAGCTTATCCAGACGTATGAGCTCAACGAGACAG CCAAGCAGCACGAGCTGATGACGCTGGATGGCTTCATGATGTATCTGTTGTCGCCTGAGGGGGCTGCGCTGAACGTGGCCCACACGTGTGTGTTCCAGGACATGGGTCAGCCCCTGGCCCACTACTTTATCTCGTCCTCTCATAATACTTACCTGACTGACTCTCAGATCGGAGGGACCAGCAGCACCGAGGCCTACATCAG GGCCTTTACCCAGGGATGCCGCTGTGTGGAACTTGACTGCTGGGAGGGGCCGGGAGGGGAGCCCGTCATCTACCATGGGCATACCCTTACTTCCAAGATTCTCTTTCGAGATGTGATCCAAGCTGTGCGTGACCACGCTTTCACG CTGTCCCCATATCCTGTTATCCTGTCCCTTGAGAATCACTGCGGGTTGGAACAGCAGATTGTCATGGCTCGCCACCTTCGGAACATCCTGGGAGACATGCTGGTGACACAGGCCCTGGACTCCCAGAACCCCGAGGAGCTGCCGTCTCCTGAG CAGCTCAAATGCCGGGTCTTGGTGAAGGGGAAGAAGCTGCCAGCTGCTCGGAATGAGGATGGTCGAATTCTGTCAGACAGGgaggatgaagatgaagatgaagaggaggcagaagaggctttggagactgcagagcagaggaaGCGA GCCAAACAGatctccccagagctctcagCGCTGGTTGTGTATTGCTGTGCTACCCGCCTGCGGACCCTGGAGCCTAGTCCTGGTCCACCTCAGCCTTGCAAGATTGGCTCCCTCAGCGAGCGCAAGGCCAGGAAGTTCACCAGGGAGGCAG GAACCAGTTTTGTCAGGCACAACACTCAGCAACTGACCCGAGTGTACCCACTGGGGCTGCGGATGACCTCGGCCAACTATAACCCCCAGGAGATGTGGAACTCGGGCTGTCAACTGG TGGCTCTGAACTTTCAGACTCCTGGCTATGAGATGGACCTCAACACGGGGCGCTTCCTCATAAATGGGCAGTGCGGCTATGTCCTGAAACCCGCCTACCTCAGGCAACTCAACACCACCTTTGACCCCGAGTGCCCTGGACCCCCCAGAACTACTCTGACAGTCCAG GTGTTAACGGCCCAGCAGCTGCCCAAGCTGAATGTAGAGAAGCCCAACTCCATTGTGGATCCTCTGGTGCGTGTGGAGATCTACGGGGTGCCTGAAGACTGTGCGCACAAGGAGACGGACTATGTGCTCAATAATG GCTTCAACCCCTGCTGGGAGCAGACTCTGCAGTTCCAACTGCGGGCCCCAGAGCTGGTTCTGGTGAGGTTTGTGGTAGAAGACTATGATACCACCTCCCCCAATGATTTTGTGGGACAGTTTACACTGCCCCTCAACAGCCTGAAGCAAG GGTACCGCCACATCCACTTGCTGTCCAAGGATGGAGCCTCGCTCTCTCCAGCCACACTCTTCGTTCACATCCGCATTGAGAACTCTTGA
- the Plcd3 gene encoding 1-phosphatidylinositol 4,5-bisphosphate phosphodiesterase delta-3 isoform X3 translates to MLRGSKLLKIRSRTWHKERLYRLQEDGLSVWFQRRIPRAASQHIFFVQHIEAVREGHQSEGLRRFGGAFAPARCLTIAFKGRRKNLDLAAPTAEEAQRWVRGLAKLRARLDAMSQRERLDHWIHSYLHRADSDQDSKMSFKEIKSLLRMVNVDMNDMYAYRLFKECDHSNNERLEGAEIEAFLRRLLKRPELEEIFRRYSGEDRVLSASELLEFLEDQGEDGATLACAQKLIQTYELNETAKQHELMTLDGFMMYLLSPEGAALNVAHTCVFQDMGQPLAHYFISSSHNTYLTDSQIGGTSSTEAYIRAFTQGCRCVELDCWEGPGGEPVIYHGHTLTSKILFRDVIQAVRDHAFTLSPYPVILSLENHCGLEQQIVMARHLRNILGDMLVTQALDSQNPEELPSPEQLKCRVLVKGKKLPAARNEDGRILSDREDEDEDEEEAEEALETAEQRKRAKQISPELSALVVYCCATRLRTLEPSPGPPQPCKIGSLSERKARKFTREAGTSFVRHNTQQLTRVYPLGLRMTSANYNPQEMWNSGCQLVALNFQTPGYEMDLNTGRFLINGQCGYVLKPAYLRQLNTTFDPECPGPPRTTLTVQVLTAQQLPKLNVEKPNSIVDPLVRVEIYGVPEDCAHKETDYVLNNGFNPCWEQTLQFQLRAPELVLVRFVVEDYDTTSPNDFVGQFTLPLNSLKQGYRHIHLLSKDGASLSPATLFVHIRIENS, encoded by the exons ATGCTGCGGGGCTCCAAGCTCCTCAAGATCCGCTCACGCACGTGGCACAAGGAGCGGCTGTACCGGCTGCAGGAGGATGGCCTGAGCGTGTGGTTTCAGCGGCGCATCCCCCGCGCAGCTTCGCAGCACATCT TCTTCGTGCAGCACATCGAGGCTGTCCGGGAAGGCCATCAGTCGGAGGGCCTGCGGCGGTTCGGGGGCGCCTTTGCGCCTGCGCGCTGCCTCACCATCGCCTTCAAGGGCCGCCGCAAGAACCTGGACCTGGCAGCGCCCACTGCGGAGGAAGCGCAGCGCTGGGTGCGAGGGCTGGCCAAGCTGAGGGCGCGCCTGGATGCCATGAGCCAGCGGGAGCGGCTAGACCA CTGGATCCATTCCTATCTGCACCGGGCCGACTCCGACCAAGACAGCAAGATGAGCTTCAAGGAGATCAAGAGCCTGCTGAGGATGGTCAACGTGGACATGAATGACATGTACGCCTACCGCCTCTTCAAG GAGTGTGACCATTCTAACAACGAGCGTCTGGAAGGGGCTGAGATCGAGGCTTTCCTCCGGAGGCTGCTTAAACGGCCCGAGCTGGAGGAGATCTTCCGCCGATACTCCGGCGAGGACCGGGTACTGAGTGCCTCTGAGCTGCTGGAGTTCCTGGAAGACCAGGGCGAGGACGGTGCCACCCTGGCCTGTGCCCAGAAGCTTATCCAGACGTATGAGCTCAACGAGACAG CCAAGCAGCACGAGCTGATGACGCTGGATGGCTTCATGATGTATCTGTTGTCGCCTGAGGGGGCTGCGCTGAACGTGGCCCACACGTGTGTGTTCCAGGACATGGGTCAGCCCCTGGCCCACTACTTTATCTCGTCCTCTCATAATACTTACCTGACTGACTCTCAGATCGGAGGGACCAGCAGCACCGAGGCCTACATCAG GGCCTTTACCCAGGGATGCCGCTGTGTGGAACTTGACTGCTGGGAGGGGCCGGGAGGGGAGCCCGTCATCTACCATGGGCATACCCTTACTTCCAAGATTCTCTTTCGAGATGTGATCCAAGCTGTGCGTGACCACGCTTTCACG CTGTCCCCATATCCTGTTATCCTGTCCCTTGAGAATCACTGCGGGTTGGAACAGCAGATTGTCATGGCTCGCCACCTTCGGAACATCCTGGGAGACATGCTGGTGACACAGGCCCTGGACTCCCAGAACCCCGAGGAGCTGCCGTCTCCTGAG CAGCTCAAATGCCGGGTCTTGGTGAAGGGGAAGAAGCTGCCAGCTGCTCGGAATGAGGATGGTCGAATTCTGTCAGACAGGgaggatgaagatgaagatgaagaggaggcagaagaggctttggagactgcagagcagaggaaGCGA GCCAAACAGatctccccagagctctcagCGCTGGTTGTGTATTGCTGTGCTACCCGCCTGCGGACCCTGGAGCCTAGTCCTGGTCCACCTCAGCCTTGCAAGATTGGCTCCCTCAGCGAGCGCAAGGCCAGGAAGTTCACCAGGGAGGCAG GAACCAGTTTTGTCAGGCACAACACTCAGCAACTGACCCGAGTGTACCCACTGGGGCTGCGGATGACCTCGGCCAACTATAACCCCCAGGAGATGTGGAACTCGGGCTGTCAACTGG TGGCTCTGAACTTTCAGACTCCTGGCTATGAGATGGACCTCAACACGGGGCGCTTCCTCATAAATGGGCAGTGCGGCTATGTCCTGAAACCCGCCTACCTCAGGCAACTCAACACCACCTTTGACCCCGAGTGCCCTGGACCCCCCAGAACTACTCTGACAGTCCAG GTGTTAACGGCCCAGCAGCTGCCCAAGCTGAATGTAGAGAAGCCCAACTCCATTGTGGATCCTCTGGTGCGTGTGGAGATCTACGGGGTGCCTGAAGACTGTGCGCACAAGGAGACGGACTATGTGCTCAATAATG GCTTCAACCCCTGCTGGGAGCAGACTCTGCAGTTCCAACTGCGGGCCCCAGAGCTGGTTCTGGTGAGGTTTGTGGTAGAAGACTATGATACCACCTCCCCCAATGATTTTGTGGGACAGTTTACACTGCCCCTCAACAGCCTGAAGCAAG GGTACCGCCACATCCACTTGCTGTCCAAGGATGGAGCCTCGCTCTCTCCAGCCACACTCTTCGTTCACATCCGCATTGAGAACTCTTGA